GGCCACCGAGCCTAAATTCATCGGACCCATGTCAGCATCCACAAAGCCACTGTAACCTCGGTTAATACCGATAACCTCCAAGCCATGGTAAATAGCTTTACGGACAACCGCACGAATACAGGAGTTCATGCCTGAGGCATCGCCACCACTTGTCAATACACCAATCCTCTGCATTTGTTTAACTCCCTTCCTAAAATACCCAAGCCTACACCTATAGCCTGCCGCAAAACGACAGGCTCTTATCCATGGTAATTAATTTAAATTTAATTTATTAGCCGGTTTGTCCCATGGCGCGAAATTTTGCATAACGCAACTCTGTAAGCTCTTCCAGAGACATTTGGCGTAATTCACTTAAATGACGCTCCAGGGCTTCATCCACAATGCCATATGCCGCCGTTAAATCAGTGTGGGCACCACCCAGGGGTTCTGGCAGGATTTCATCGATAACCTTCAGCCGTAATAAATCCTGGGCTGTCAGATTAAGTGCCTCTGCCGCCTCCCTGGCCTTACTGCCATCCTTCCAAAGGATACTGGCAGCTGCTTCCGGGGTGCTGACAGAAAAAATAGCGTGTTCTTGCATAAGAATTCTATTGGCCACACCCAAGGCCAGCGCACCACCGCTGCCACCTTCGCCAATAACCACAGAAATAATGGGTACTTTAAGGGCAGACATAACCAGTAGGTTTCTGGCTATGGCCTCCCCCTGTCCTCTTTCTTCCGCGCCCATGCCACAGTAAGCACCGGCGGTATCAATAAAGCAAATGACCGGACGGCCAAATTTTTCTGCTTGTTTCATTAAGCGTAAGGCCTTGCGAAAACCTTCCGGGTGAGCCATGCCAAAGTTTCGTTGGACATTTTCTTTGGTATCGTGGCCCTTTAAATGTCCCAGCACTGTCACGGGGGTCCCTTTGTAACGAGCCAGGCCACCTATGATGGCCGGGTCATCACCATAAAGCCTGTCACCGTGCAGTTCTATAAAGTCGGTAAAAAGAGCTTTAATGTAATCCAAGGTATTGGGCCGGGAAGGATGCCTGGCTATTTGTACTTTTTGCCAGGGAGTCAGGTTGTTATATATTTTTTCCTTCATGTCCCTGGACTTTTTTTCTAACAGGGCAATTTCCTCGGAAAAATCAATGCCCTTTTCCTTGGTAAAACGACTCAATTCTTCAATTTTGGCCTCTAGCTCCAGCAAGGGCCTCTCAAAATCAAGTGCCATTAGCGGCCCCTCCTTTAAGCTTGATGAAGTGATAAAAGCTGAGCCAGGGTTTCTTTCAATTGCGGACGGTTAACAATCATATCTACCATCCCATGTTGACGCATAAATTCTGCCCTTTGGAAACCCTCTGGCAGTTTTTGACGGATAGTCTGTTCAATAACACGGGGGCCGGTAAAGCCAATGAGGGCCCCAGGTTCGGCAATAATAATATCGCCCAGAGAGGCAAAGCTGGCCGTCACCCCACCGGTGGTGGGATCGGTTAGCACCGATATAAACAGTAGACCTGCTTCATCTAACTTGGCTAGGGCTGCGGCAGTTTTAGCCATTTGCATTAGTGAGAGAATACCCTCCTGCATCCTGGCTCCCCCGGAGGTGGCAAAGATAATGACCGGATAGCCCTTTTCAATGGCCTTTTCAATACCCAGGGCAATTTGTTCTCCCACCACGGAGCCCATGCTACCCATGATAAAATGTGAATCCATTACTCCCAGCATGACAGAATGACCGCCAATGGTAGCCTCGCCAACCACTATGGCTTCCTTGAGGCCGGTGGCTTCTTGCACCGCTGCTATCTTCTCATCATAGTTAGGAAAGTTCAGTGGGTTGATGGTTGTTAACCCATGCTCAAGTTCTTGAAAGGAACCCTCGTCTACCGTCATGGCAATTCTTTCCTTGGCATTGAGACGAAAATGGTAGTTACATTTCTGGCAAACCTTAAAGTTCTTTTCTAACTCTTTGGTATAGAGGATTTCATTACACCGAGGGCACTTAATCCATAAACCTTCAGGTATATCTCTTTTTTCACTTTGGTTACCCTCTGGTCGTACGGTTACATACTTGGTTTTACGAAAAATATCTAATGCCAAAACTCACCTCTCCCTTATCTTCACGGACCATTATACCGAATTAATAATCTCTAAAGCTTCGTCTACCTCAGACTCAGGAACCAAAATCTCTACCGATGCGTTATCATTAACATTTGGCAGTCCGATATTGCGTAATTTTACAAGCAAGCCCTCCTGTGTCAGTGCTTGTTGCAATTTTTCTGCTTGTTTTTTGTTGGGCGCAATATATACTACCGTCCACACTCTATAGGCCCCCTCGATTAACAATTATCAATAATACAAAGCATAAACATTTATTGTTTCTATTAACCCCTTAGGTATTCCTCTTTTTCCCTACAAAAATAAGTATATCCAGAGTTATATCTCTGGATACGATACTTAACGCCAGAACAGCTATTGCATGCTATTCATCTGTACGAATACGGCCATGTTTGGTCATTAGCTCTGCCTTGCCGCGGATTTTAATGGCAGAAGTATGTTCGGTGAATTGAGCTATCATAATTTCACCTTTATCTAATTTCTCGGAATGATGGAATTTGGTTGTCCCACCTCTGGTTAAACCAATAATGGTAACACCGTTTTCCAGTGCTTTAACCACAACATAATCGCCATATATTTGGCTATAATCTGTCATCTATGACCACCTCAAAAAAATTTCCTCATTTTTACAGCTTAAATCATAACATATTAAACTATTTTTGACAAGTTGAGGGTTAGGAATTACCGCAATCTGTACAAAGAAGCTGGTAGATGTTGTGCATCTTACCATAGACAATCAGTTTATCCCCCCTTTGGAGTAATTGATTGCCCCTGGGTGAATGGATAAA
This region of Desulforamulus ferrireducens genomic DNA includes:
- a CDS encoding acetyl-CoA carboxylase carboxyltransferase subunit alpha, with the protein product MALDFERPLLELEAKIEELSRFTKEKGIDFSEEIALLEKKSRDMKEKIYNNLTPWQKVQIARHPSRPNTLDYIKALFTDFIELHGDRLYGDDPAIIGGLARYKGTPVTVLGHLKGHDTKENVQRNFGMAHPEGFRKALRLMKQAEKFGRPVICFIDTAGAYCGMGAEERGQGEAIARNLLVMSALKVPIISVVIGEGGSGGALALGVANRILMQEHAIFSVSTPEAAASILWKDGSKAREAAEALNLTAQDLLRLKVIDEILPEPLGGAHTDLTAAYGIVDEALERHLSELRQMSLEELTELRYAKFRAMGQTG
- a CDS encoding DUF2007 domain-containing protein encodes the protein MWTVVYIAPNKKQAEKLQQALTQEGLLVKLRNIGLPNVNDNASVEILVPESEVDEALEIINSV
- the accD gene encoding acetyl-CoA carboxylase, carboxyltransferase subunit beta, which encodes MALDIFRKTKYVTVRPEGNQSEKRDIPEGLWIKCPRCNEILYTKELEKNFKVCQKCNYHFRLNAKERIAMTVDEGSFQELEHGLTTINPLNFPNYDEKIAAVQEATGLKEAIVVGEATIGGHSVMLGVMDSHFIMGSMGSVVGEQIALGIEKAIEKGYPVIIFATSGGARMQEGILSLMQMAKTAAALAKLDEAGLLFISVLTDPTTGGVTASFASLGDIIIAEPGALIGFTGPRVIEQTIRQKLPEGFQRAEFMRQHGMVDMIVNRPQLKETLAQLLSLHQA
- the mtrB gene encoding trp RNA-binding attenuation protein MtrB — protein: MTDYSQIYGDYVVVKALENGVTIIGLTRGGTTKFHHSEKLDKGEIMIAQFTEHTSAIKIRGKAELMTKHGRIRTDE